In Sphingobacterium sp. SRCM116780, the genomic stretch CCCTTGGGTAAATGTAATTTTCATAGCAAATAGTTGCCCCTGAAATTATTTCTTTAAGTTACTCCGAATAAAAATAATTGGCAATAGCCTAATCCACTTTTTTTGATTAAGTATTTAATTTTGATTTTTTGTTAATTTCAAAATTTAATTCTATAAAATTTAATTTTGTTGATATTTTTAAATCAAGTAAGTAGACCGTATTTAAAATTGGTCTACTTGTCTTTAAAATGCTTTTTGTTTTTTTTGTCTCAAATTCTTCCTAAAAACTTAAAATCTTATGATTTATTTTTCTTTTGGAAGTAAATCTGTCTTTATTTTTTTAGTAAAATTTGTCTGTAAATAATTATCTATATTTTGCACCAAATCTCTTTATAACACCTACTAGTAAAAACAGCGATCCAGTTTACAACTGTAAAGATTACAAAATGTGGTACACTATGATCTCCAAATTATTGTTTAGTTTTTAATTTCAGTGGTTCTGCTCTATTTCCAGACAGAGTCTTCGGTTTATATTGGTTTTATTGACCGCAGGAAGAGCGAACACACAAACCAAATAGGGGATTTTCCGTTTAACAGGTTATATCAATAATAACAGGATTGTTATGCACATGCTGTACACAATATGCGGATAACTGTTTATCTAATGATGCGGTTAGTGAAATAGATGGATCGAATCAATAGAAAGAGTAGCTTTTTTATCATGTAATGATCAGGTCATCATATAGGGGATGTCATGTGTAATCTGGAGTTATTCACATTGTGAATAGCAAATGTGCATAAAAAAAGCCTCTTACTTTCATGTAAGAGGCTTTTAAGATCATCAGAAGATGATTATGCTTCAAGAATTCCTTCTGCTAAAACAGTAACGACATTATTTTTAGCTTCTACCACACCACCTTTGATGGTTAAAGTTTGCTCGTCTTTACCTTGCTGAATAATTACATTTCCGTCTTCCAAAGTAGAAATGATAGCAGCGTGATCTTTTAAAATTTGAAAAGAACCTGAAGTACCTGGAACAGTTACCGCAGTTGCCTCACCTTCAAATACTATTTTGTCTGGAGTGATAATAGATAATTTCATTATTTTTAGATATAAGATTTGAGATTTGACATTTGAGAACTTAAGGTTTTCAAATAGATATGAGATAATCGAAAGTCTATTACCTCATATCTAATGTCTAATATCTATTTAAACTGCTTCAGCCAATAATTTTTTACCTTTTTCAATAGCCTCTTCGATGCTACCGACTAAGTTGAAAGCTGCTTCAGGATATTCGTCAACTTGACCATCAATAATCATGTTAAATCCTTTGATGGTGTCTTTAATATCTACTAACACACCTTTCAAACCTGTAAATTGTTCTGCAACGTGGAATGGTTGAGATAAGAAACGTTGTACACGACGTGCGCGTTGTACCGTTAATTTATCCTCTTCTGATAACTCGTCCATACCTAAGATGGCGATGATATCTTGTAATTCTTTATAACGTTGTAAGATTTCTTTTACGCGTTGTGCTGTGTTATAGTGCTCATCACCTAAAACTGTAGGGCTCAAGATACGAGATGTTGAATCTAATGGATCTACCGCAGGGTAAATACCTAGCTCAGCAATTTTACGAGATAATACTGTTGTTGCATCTAAATGGGCGAAAGTTGTCGCAGGAGCAGGGTCAGTTAAATCATCGGCAGGTACGTATACCGCTTGAACTGAAGTAATAGATCCGTGTTTAGTAGAGGTAATACGCTCTTGCATTAAACCCATCTCCGTTGCTAACGTTGGTTGGTAACCTACCGCAGAAGGCATACGACCTAATAAGGCAGATACTTCTGAACCCGCTTGCGTAAAACGGAAGATATTATCGATAAAGAACAATACGTCTTTACCTTTACCATCTTCTTCTCCATCACGGAAATATTCAGCAATAGTCAAACCTGATAAAGCAACACGTGCACGTGCACCCGGAGGCTCGTTCATTTGACCGAATACGAAAGTACATTTCGATTCTTTCATCAATTCAGAATCGATAGCATCTAAAGGCCATTGACCTTTTTCCATCTCTTCCATGAAGTGCTCACCATATTTGATAATGCCAGACTCCAACATCTCACGTAATAAGTCATTACCTTCACGTGTACGTTCACCTACACCAGCAAACACAGATAAACCACCATGTCCTTTTGCGATATTATTAATTAACTCTTGGATTAATACCGTTTTTCCTACACCAGCACCACCAAATAATCCAATTTTACCACCTTTGGAATAAGGCTCCAATAAATCGATTACTTTAATACCTGTGAAAAGAACTTCCGTTTCAGTTGATAAATCTTCAAATTTAGGTGGTACATTATGGATCGAACGACCATTAGTTTTATCTAAATTTTTGATCCCGTCAATGGCATCACCCACAACGTTGAATACACGGCCTTTAATTTCTTCACCAATAGGCATTTTGATAGGAGCACCTGTATCGACAACTTTCATTCCACGGACCAAACCTTCGGTTGCATCCATAGAAATTGTACGAACACGTTCCTCACCTAAGTGTTGTTGAACCTCTAAAACGACACGTTGACCATTTTCTCTTTCGATAATCAAGGCATCGTAAATTCTAGGTAGATTTTCATTGTCGGCGAAGTTGACGTCAACCACTG encodes the following:
- the atpC gene encoding ATP synthase F1 subunit epsilon; translated protein: MKLSIITPDKIVFEGEATAVTVPGTSGSFQILKDHAAIISTLEDGNVIIQQGKDEQTLTIKGGVVEAKNNVVTVLAEGILEA
- the atpD gene encoding F0F1 ATP synthase subunit beta → MPNIGKIAQIIGPVVDVNFADNENLPRIYDALIIERENGQRVVLEVQQHLGEERVRTISMDATEGLVRGMKVVDTGAPIKMPIGEEIKGRVFNVVGDAIDGIKNLDKTNGRSIHNVPPKFEDLSTETEVLFTGIKVIDLLEPYSKGGKIGLFGGAGVGKTVLIQELINNIAKGHGGLSVFAGVGERTREGNDLLREMLESGIIKYGEHFMEEMEKGQWPLDAIDSELMKESKCTFVFGQMNEPPGARARVALSGLTIAEYFRDGEEDGKGKDVLFFIDNIFRFTQAGSEVSALLGRMPSAVGYQPTLATEMGLMQERITSTKHGSITSVQAVYVPADDLTDPAPATTFAHLDATTVLSRKIAELGIYPAVDPLDSTSRILSPTVLGDEHYNTAQRVKEILQRYKELQDIIAILGMDELSEEDKLTVQRARRVQRFLSQPFHVAEQFTGLKGVLVDIKDTIKGFNMIIDGQVDEYPEAAFNLVGSIEEAIEKGKKLLAEAV